One window of uncultured Methanoregula sp. genomic DNA carries:
- the hisG gene encoding ATP phosphoribosyltransferase: MITLALPKGSLEAQTLQLFKEADLEVKRTDRDYNPCINDPRIGKIKILRPQEIPTYVDKGYFDLGISGLDWITETGSDVVEVADLSYSKTGEGNVKIVIAVHRDEPIENVSQIRPNSRVTTEYPELTRKFFENLGIPVQMFHSYGASEAKVPDLMDVVVDLTETGTTLRKNGLKIIGQIMESHTAIIANKKSWADPQKRKEIEEIKTLLFGVIDARHKVLLTMNVPSASMEKIVAALPAMKKPTVSQLHGIDYYSIQTVVPKSAVNGLIPTLKACGAEDILEIPISKIVP; this comes from the coding sequence ATGATTACCCTCGCCCTTCCCAAAGGCAGCCTTGAGGCGCAGACGCTCCAGCTCTTCAAGGAAGCTGACCTCGAAGTCAAACGCACGGACCGGGACTACAATCCCTGCATCAACGACCCCCGTATCGGCAAAATAAAGATCCTCCGCCCGCAGGAGATCCCGACCTACGTGGACAAGGGTTACTTCGATCTCGGCATCTCCGGCCTTGACTGGATCACCGAGACCGGTTCCGATGTGGTTGAAGTGGCCGATCTCTCGTACAGCAAGACCGGCGAGGGAAACGTGAAGATCGTTATCGCCGTCCACCGCGACGAACCCATCGAGAACGTCAGCCAGATCCGCCCCAACAGCAGGGTCACCACAGAATACCCCGAGCTCACCCGGAAATTTTTTGAAAACCTGGGAATACCGGTCCAGATGTTTCATTCCTATGGCGCTTCGGAGGCAAAAGTCCCGGATCTGATGGATGTTGTCGTTGACTTGACCGAGACCGGCACAACGCTTCGCAAGAACGGGCTCAAGATCATCGGCCAGATCATGGAGTCCCACACCGCGATCATTGCCAACAAAAAGAGCTGGGCCGATCCGCAGAAACGAAAGGAGATCGAGGAGATCAAGACCCTGCTCTTCGGGGTCATCGATGCCCGGCACAAGGTGCTCCTGACCATGAACGTCCCGTCGGCTTCAATGGAGAAGATCGTTGCGGCGCTTCCGGCCATGAAGAAGCCGACCGTCAGCCAGCTCCACGGGATTGATTATTACAGCATCCAGACCGTTGTACCGAAGAGCGCGGTCAACGGCCTGATCCCGACACTCAAGGCTTGCGGTGCAGAAGATATCCTGGAGATCCCTATCTCCAAAATCGTGCCGTAA
- a CDS encoding DUF1015 family protein produces the protein MVRIYRFCGVRPERSVAPAIAAVPYDVVTAEEARTIIKKNPKSFLRVSRPDAELSDVPADDPRIYERARENFNALLSGGEMQRDPAPGMYLYRVRQDEDEFLGLCCCLDVDDYRTTKIRRHEQTRYDKEEDRTRHIGTTKTHNGPVVLLYQDTNDIFKFIKSLAPSTAIPEAEVKADGGGIHQIYRITDPAVLPRLEELFASVPSLYIADGHHRAKAAVNVADRRIAGGLPADGEVSRFMGVMFAHNRVKIHGYSRLLTDLGTHTHETFLAELQKYFEVKPYGRVDGRKFNIPPKIKSPEKYHIVHMYLAGQWYECTRHLEKGVGPLESLDVAVLQKYVLEGMLGITDPRGDARLQYLGGARPVADLEKLVDAGSFRLAFAMQPVKVGTVLSIADAGGVMPPKSTWFEPKLLSGLVVHTFE, from the coding sequence ATGGTCAGGATCTATCGTTTTTGTGGAGTGCGTCCGGAGCGTTCGGTTGCCCCGGCGATCGCGGCAGTACCGTATGATGTCGTGACCGCAGAAGAGGCGCGGACGATCATTAAGAAGAATCCCAAAAGTTTTCTGCGCGTCAGCCGCCCGGATGCAGAGCTCTCTGATGTCCCGGCCGATGATCCCCGCATCTACGAGCGGGCGCGGGAGAACTTCAATGCCCTCCTTTCTGGGGGGGAGATGCAGAGGGATCCGGCACCCGGCATGTACCTGTACCGGGTCCGGCAGGACGAGGACGAGTTCCTCGGGCTCTGCTGCTGCCTGGATGTGGACGATTACCGCACAACGAAAATCCGCAGGCACGAGCAGACCCGGTACGACAAGGAAGAGGACCGGACGCGCCACATCGGCACGACAAAAACGCACAATGGCCCGGTCGTGCTCCTGTACCAGGATACCAACGATATCTTCAAATTCATTAAATCACTTGCTCCCTCAACGGCCATTCCGGAAGCCGAAGTGAAGGCTGACGGCGGCGGAATCCACCAGATATACAGGATAACTGACCCCGCAGTCCTCCCCCGGCTCGAAGAACTCTTTGCATCCGTGCCTTCATTGTATATTGCCGACGGCCACCACCGGGCCAAGGCTGCCGTAAACGTAGCCGACCGCCGGATCGCGGGGGGTCTTCCAGCTGATGGCGAAGTATCGCGGTTCATGGGCGTTATGTTTGCCCACAACCGGGTGAAGATACACGGGTACAGCCGGCTCCTGACCGACCTCGGCACCCATACGCACGAAACGTTTCTTGCTGAACTCCAGAAATATTTTGAAGTCAAGCCCTATGGCAGGGTGGATGGCAGGAAATTCAATATCCCGCCGAAGATCAAATCGCCGGAGAAGTATCATATCGTGCACATGTATCTTGCCGGCCAGTGGTACGAGTGCACCCGTCACCTGGAGAAGGGTGTCGGACCCCTGGAATCCCTGGATGTTGCCGTGCTCCAGAAATACGTTCTTGAAGGCATGCTCGGGATCACCGATCCCCGGGGAGATGCCCGGCTCCAGTACCTTGGCGGCGCCCGGCCGGTTGCCGATCTCGAAAAGCTGGTGGATGCCGGCTCCTTCCGGCTCGCGTTTGCCATGCAGCCGGTCAAGGTCGGAACGGTCCTTTCTATTGCTGATGCCGGCGGGGTTATGCCACCCAAGTCCACGTGGTTTGAGCCCAAGCTGCTGAGCGGCCTTGTGGTTCACACGTTTGAATGA
- the rimI gene encoding ribosomal protein S18-alanine N-acetyltransferase, with the protein MIRSHDLVPYSLPQIRRAVTTDIPAIVAIENESFADPWDQSAFLDALTYFPTTYFVAVSGGSVTGFIVGALEDTGENLYGHLCNFGVSPAYRRKGLGKLLLRRLECQFTIETATAVQLEVRVSNTAAQRFYRRLGYRNVFGIENYYANGEDALVMMKWFRL; encoded by the coding sequence GTGATCCGCTCCCACGATCTTGTCCCGTATTCCCTGCCGCAGATCCGGCGGGCTGTCACCACGGACATTCCCGCGATTGTTGCAATTGAGAACGAGTCGTTTGCCGACCCCTGGGACCAGTCGGCATTTCTTGATGCACTCACCTATTTTCCCACCACCTATTTTGTTGCTGTCTCCGGAGGATCCGTGACCGGCTTTATTGTTGGCGCCCTTGAAGATACCGGGGAGAACCTCTATGGCCATCTCTGCAATTTCGGCGTGAGCCCGGCGTACCGCCGCAAAGGTCTCGGGAAGCTCCTCTTGCGCCGGCTCGAGTGCCAGTTCACCATCGAGACCGCAACCGCAGTCCAGCTGGAAGTGCGGGTCTCCAATACTGCCGCACAACGGTTCTACCGGCGGCTGGGTTATCGCAATGTCTTCGGCATCGAGAATTATTATGCAAATGGCGAAGATGCCCTTGTTATGATGAAATGGTTTCGGCTCTGA
- a CDS encoding amino acid permease, whose protein sequence is MTTDTSRPDPSRSKESEPDFSFPDPELQQQEFAESKETHHRPRDPLPPMGEFGLKRGIQPWMANLIAIGGIIGSAYFIGSGYLISQLGPSVILLYAIGGLIIWTVMQSFAELLVNVPRQGNFISYSAEFISPTWAVGTGWSYWFNWCAYIPSEAVAGGIIMHVFVPTVPVVLWAIAFLIMITLLNLIHVGGFGWVESSLAIVKIGHNVVFCIVAALIVLGVIGTAGFIGTSIAFPPNTSLYDDIFPAGAFVLIANLAIILVNFQGSEIVGLAAAETQNPEKTVPKACRQVVHRILRVDIIPILLLILIIPFAEAGISDSIFSTALAKYGFQEVAAVLSFIVLTAAFSCANSGFYGAVRALYGLSLEGMAPKFLSRLNRNCVPMVGTLITLACCWVVLSLWWFTNGEGELYLWLLSVSAFTGAICWISICWAQVVFRKRIYERGYTDADIIAPAPLSPWLPVAIGVILEIIALVVLAFNPDLSGSLYLSVPVVFVPMIIYWIGRKTGRIKGIKYLNPDEKSFDDLFPDKRTSR, encoded by the coding sequence TTGACGACAGATACCAGCCGCCCGGACCCGTCACGCAGCAAAGAAAGCGAGCCTGATTTTTCCTTCCCTGACCCGGAACTGCAGCAACAGGAATTTGCAGAGAGTAAAGAAACCCATCACCGTCCCAGGGATCCCCTTCCCCCCATGGGGGAGTTCGGGCTGAAACGCGGTATACAGCCCTGGATGGCCAACCTGATTGCAATCGGCGGTATTATCGGATCGGCTTATTTCATTGGATCGGGATACCTGATCTCCCAGCTGGGGCCCAGCGTTATCCTGCTCTATGCGATTGGCGGGCTGATTATCTGGACCGTGATGCAGTCGTTTGCAGAGCTCCTTGTCAACGTCCCCCGGCAGGGCAACTTCATCAGTTATTCTGCGGAGTTCATCTCCCCCACCTGGGCAGTAGGCACCGGGTGGAGCTACTGGTTCAACTGGTGCGCCTACATTCCTTCGGAAGCGGTGGCAGGCGGCATCATCATGCACGTCTTTGTTCCCACTGTGCCGGTTGTTCTCTGGGCGATAGCGTTCCTGATCATGATCACGCTCCTCAACCTGATCCATGTTGGCGGGTTCGGCTGGGTTGAGAGCTCGCTTGCCATTGTCAAGATCGGGCACAACGTGGTCTTCTGCATTGTTGCCGCCCTCATCGTGCTCGGCGTCATCGGTACTGCAGGTTTCATTGGCACGAGTATCGCATTTCCGCCCAATACCAGCCTGTACGACGATATCTTCCCTGCCGGGGCCTTTGTCCTCATTGCAAACCTTGCCATCATCCTTGTGAACTTCCAGGGATCCGAGATCGTCGGCCTTGCTGCTGCCGAGACCCAGAACCCGGAAAAGACGGTTCCCAAAGCCTGTCGGCAGGTAGTCCACCGGATCCTCCGGGTCGATATCATCCCCATCCTCCTGCTGATCCTGATCATCCCCTTTGCCGAAGCCGGCATCTCCGACAGTATCTTTTCCACGGCGCTTGCCAAGTACGGGTTCCAGGAAGTTGCAGCCGTCCTCTCGTTCATCGTCCTGACGGCTGCGTTCTCGTGTGCCAACAGCGGGTTCTATGGTGCGGTCCGGGCTCTCTACGGGCTCTCTCTTGAAGGAATGGCGCCAAAATTCCTCTCCCGGCTCAACCGGAACTGCGTACCGATGGTGGGAACCCTCATCACCCTTGCATGCTGCTGGGTGGTTCTTTCCCTCTGGTGGTTCACCAACGGCGAAGGCGAACTCTACCTCTGGCTCCTCTCGGTATCCGCGTTCACCGGCGCGATCTGCTGGATCTCCATCTGCTGGGCGCAGGTCGTATTCCGGAAACGGATCTACGAGCGCGGGTATACGGATGCCGACATCATCGCCCCGGCCCCGCTTTCACCGTGGCTGCCGGTGGCAATCGGTGTAATCCTCGAGATCATTGCTCTTGTTGTACTTGCCTTCAACCCGGATCTCTCCGGATCGCTCTATCTCTCAGTACCCGTGGTCTTTGTGCCTATGATCATCTACTGGATCGGCCGTAAAACCGGGAGGATCAAAGGGATCAAGTACCTCAACCCGGATGAGAAGTCGTTCGATGATTTATTCCCGGATAAACGGACAAGCCGGTAA
- the hmgA gene encoding hydroxymethylglutaryl-CoA reductase (NADPH): MADDAERGSGQGSAKSGHDRDRDTIIHKRLRDGTLKLYELEKELSPIDAIRVRREFIEEETDTKLENAGILSIDVERVVKRNCENMIGVIQVPLGVAGPVLINGGYATGNYWLPLATTEGALVASVNRGCSAITKAGGAEVRVLHDGMTRAPVFSTDSVGHAAQVGDWVKVHREELRIAAESTTSHGKLIDVVTFVAGTSVYVRLEFDTKDAMGMNMVTIASAKVADLIAQGTGAKLIALSGNMCTDKKPAAINNIMGRGRSVVAGVALSHEQIKEILKTDAKTLFEVNYRKNLVGSARAGAMGFNAHAANVTAAMFIACGQDAAHAIDGSTCITTVDLTDTGVYVAVTLPSLPVGTVGGGTAVDTQQECLKMLGVAGSGTPPGTNAKKLAEIIGTGILAGELSLLGALAAQHLARAHQQLGRG; the protein is encoded by the coding sequence ATGGCTGATGATGCGGAGCGCGGCTCCGGGCAGGGCAGCGCAAAGTCAGGTCACGACAGGGACAGGGATACTATTATTCACAAGCGCCTCAGGGACGGGACACTGAAACTTTACGAACTCGAAAAGGAGCTCTCCCCGATCGACGCGATCCGGGTGCGACGCGAATTTATTGAGGAGGAGACGGACACAAAACTCGAAAACGCCGGCATCCTCTCGATCGATGTCGAGCGGGTGGTCAAGCGGAACTGCGAGAATATGATAGGTGTCATCCAGGTACCACTCGGGGTCGCCGGGCCGGTCCTCATCAACGGGGGCTATGCCACCGGGAACTACTGGCTCCCGCTTGCAACCACGGAGGGCGCACTGGTCGCCTCGGTCAACCGCGGGTGCAGCGCGATAACAAAAGCCGGCGGGGCAGAAGTACGGGTCCTCCACGACGGTATGACACGGGCACCGGTCTTCTCGACCGACAGTGTAGGCCACGCGGCACAGGTCGGCGACTGGGTAAAAGTGCACCGCGAGGAACTGAGGATAGCAGCAGAGAGCACCACGTCCCACGGGAAACTGATCGATGTCGTCACGTTCGTTGCCGGGACAAGCGTCTATGTCCGGCTCGAGTTTGACACCAAAGACGCAATGGGCATGAACATGGTGACCATCGCGAGTGCCAAGGTAGCCGACCTGATTGCGCAGGGTACGGGTGCAAAGCTCATCGCCCTCTCGGGCAATATGTGCACGGACAAAAAACCGGCTGCAATAAACAACATTATGGGCCGGGGTCGGAGCGTTGTCGCCGGCGTCGCGCTCTCCCACGAGCAGATCAAAGAGATCTTAAAGACCGATGCGAAGACCCTGTTCGAAGTGAACTACCGCAAAAATCTTGTTGGCTCCGCCCGGGCCGGCGCCATGGGGTTCAACGCCCATGCAGCGAATGTCACGGCGGCGATGTTCATTGCCTGCGGCCAGGATGCTGCACATGCAATTGACGGCAGCACCTGCATCACCACGGTCGACCTCACAGACACCGGGGTCTATGTTGCTGTTACCCTTCCTTCGCTCCCGGTTGGTACGGTTGGCGGCGGAACCGCTGTCGATACCCAGCAGGAGTGCCTGAAGATGCTCGGCGTTGCCGGCAGCGGGACACCCCCGGGAACCAATGCAAAGAAACTCGCGGAGATCATCGGAACCGGTATCCTTGCCGGAGAACTTTCGCTCCTCGGGGCCCTTGCTGCCCAGCACCTGGCCCGCGCTCACCAGCAGCTCGGGCGCGGATAA
- a CDS encoding class I SAM-dependent methyltransferase family protein, with the protein MTVLQWGIRVPARRGEEMRQALIREGALDTSLRVLRDGDTLILPLTGPRDGAEQFEFEAHPGRESLPRHELVGGIAIMQDDDPAGAGKILASRPSLHTVVFAEGEVHGEYRTREFRVLAGDPTTRTVVTEHGCKFTVDLGGAYFSARLSTERQHILAQVQDGEIVLDMFAGVGPFAIILAAKATLVVASDLNPKAIELMLENSAQNRTKNVLPMLADARRLADILPWKFDRIVMNLPLAGTEFLPEAFRLCLPGGTIHFYSLVSAKGEHTARIAELGGTVLSEREVRSYSPGQWHAVYDIRVK; encoded by the coding sequence ATGACGGTCTTGCAATGGGGCATCCGGGTGCCGGCACGGCGGGGAGAGGAGATGCGCCAGGCGCTGATACGGGAGGGCGCGCTCGACACTTCGCTCCGGGTCCTGCGGGACGGGGATACGCTAATCCTTCCGCTCACCGGTCCGCGTGACGGTGCAGAACAATTTGAATTCGAAGCCCACCCGGGCCGGGAATCGCTTCCCCGGCACGAGCTGGTTGGCGGGATTGCTATCATGCAGGATGATGACCCGGCAGGTGCCGGAAAGATTCTTGCCTCCCGCCCCTCGCTTCACACGGTCGTGTTCGCTGAAGGGGAAGTGCATGGAGAGTACCGTACCCGGGAATTCCGGGTGCTTGCGGGTGATCCGACCACGCGGACGGTCGTGACCGAACACGGCTGCAAATTCACCGTGGATCTTGGCGGAGCGTACTTTTCTGCCCGGCTCTCTACAGAACGGCAGCATATTCTCGCACAGGTGCAGGACGGGGAGATAGTGCTTGACATGTTTGCCGGGGTCGGGCCGTTTGCGATAATCCTCGCGGCGAAGGCCACCCTTGTTGTAGCCTCCGATCTGAACCCGAAGGCGATTGAGCTGATGCTTGAAAATAGTGCACAGAACCGGACAAAGAATGTGCTCCCGATGCTTGCGGATGCCCGGCGGCTGGCAGATATCCTGCCATGGAAATTTGACCGGATCGTGATGAACCTCCCGCTGGCCGGTACGGAATTTTTACCGGAAGCCTTCCGGCTCTGCCTGCCGGGTGGGACGATCCATTTCTATTCGCTCGTGTCCGCTAAGGGAGAGCACACGGCCAGGATTGCAGAGCTTGGCGGAACGGTGCTGTCCGAGCGGGAAGTACGGTCATACTCGCCCGGGCAGTGGCACGCGGTGTATGATATCCGGGTGAAATAA
- a CDS encoding Zn-ribbon domain-containing OB-fold protein: MTVARFWRKIPQRYNLIGTKCETCGRHFFPPRTFCPDCRREGKIVDHKFSGKGTIVTYTVIQTAPDQFASHGPYVLAIIKLDEGPQMTTQIICDPKEAKIGMKVKSVFRRIATDGESGIIHYGTKFVPVE; the protein is encoded by the coding sequence ATGACCGTAGCACGATTCTGGAGAAAAATCCCCCAGCGGTACAACCTGATCGGCACGAAGTGCGAGACCTGCGGACGGCATTTCTTCCCCCCGCGGACCTTCTGCCCCGACTGCCGCAGGGAAGGAAAGATCGTTGACCACAAGTTCTCCGGCAAGGGAACAATTGTCACGTATACGGTTATCCAGACCGCACCGGACCAGTTTGCATCCCACGGACCCTATGTGCTTGCCATCATCAAGCTCGACGAGGGTCCCCAGATGACCACCCAGATCATCTGCGACCCGAAAGAGGCCAAGATCGGCATGAAGGTCAAGAGTGTCTTCCGCAGGATCGCCACCGATGGCGAGAGCGGCATCATCCACTACGGCACGAAGTTCGTACCGGTGGAATAA
- a CDS encoding thiolase domain-containing protein encodes MRDVAVIGIGCTKFGEHWDRSFRDIFVEAGALALEDAQLSGEKIDAMYVGNMSAGRFVEQEHIGALIADYAGMATRHIPSTRVEAACASGGLAFRQAVIAVASGMEDIVVAAGVEKMTDVEPGASTDALTGAADREWEGFVGATFPGLYAMIAKDYMHKYPMTREQLAQVAVKNHYNGARNPIAQFPQEITIETVLRSTMVAEPLRLFDCSPITDGAAAVIVAPLERAREFTDTPIKVLATAQASDTIALHDRRDISTMDATVAAGQRAFKMAKLTHKDINMVEVHDCFSIAEICAIEDLGFCKKGTAGKFTADGETALGGKIPVNTSGGLKSCGHPVGATGIKQVYEIVQQLRGTAGKRQVDNAKIGMTQNVGGTGATVAVHILGRV; translated from the coding sequence ATGAGAGACGTAGCAGTTATCGGGATCGGATGCACGAAATTCGGCGAGCACTGGGACAGGTCGTTCCGAGATATCTTTGTCGAGGCCGGGGCGCTTGCCCTTGAAGATGCCCAGCTCTCGGGCGAGAAGATCGATGCAATGTACGTCGGGAACATGAGTGCAGGCCGGTTCGTTGAGCAGGAGCACATCGGCGCCCTGATCGCGGACTACGCCGGTATGGCAACCCGCCACATTCCTTCGACCCGTGTCGAGGCCGCGTGTGCCTCGGGAGGTCTTGCCTTCCGGCAGGCCGTTATTGCGGTTGCGAGCGGCATGGAAGACATTGTCGTGGCAGCCGGCGTCGAGAAGATGACCGATGTGGAGCCCGGTGCAAGCACCGACGCTCTCACCGGCGCTGCGGACCGCGAGTGGGAAGGGTTTGTCGGCGCGACATTCCCCGGTCTCTACGCGATGATCGCAAAGGACTACATGCACAAGTACCCGATGACCCGCGAGCAGCTGGCACAGGTAGCCGTGAAGAACCACTATAACGGTGCACGGAACCCCATTGCCCAGTTCCCGCAGGAGATCACGATCGAGACCGTCCTGAGATCCACGATGGTCGCAGAACCCCTCCGGCTCTTCGACTGCTCGCCCATTACCGATGGTGCGGCAGCGGTCATTGTTGCCCCGCTCGAACGGGCACGCGAGTTCACTGACACCCCCATCAAGGTACTGGCAACGGCACAGGCAAGCGACACCATCGCCCTTCACGACAGGCGTGACATCTCGACCATGGACGCAACCGTTGCGGCAGGCCAGCGGGCCTTCAAGATGGCGAAACTCACCCACAAGGACATCAACATGGTGGAAGTACACGACTGCTTCTCGATTGCCGAGATCTGTGCGATCGAGGACCTCGGGTTCTGCAAGAAAGGTACGGCCGGCAAGTTCACTGCTGACGGCGAGACTGCCCTTGGCGGGAAGATCCCGGTCAACACGAGCGGCGGGCTCAAGTCCTGCGGTCACCCGGTCGGTGCGACCGGCATCAAGCAGGTGTACGAGATCGTCCAGCAGCTTCGCGGCACCGCGGGCAAACGCCAGGTTGATAATGCGAAGATCGGCATGACGCAGAACGTCGGCGGCACCGGAGCAACGGTGGCTGTCCACATCCTCGGGAGGGTCTGA
- a CDS encoding hydroxymethylglutaryl-CoA synthase: MVGIITYGVYIPRYRIKVEEIARVWGGNASDITGGLGVFEKSVPDLDEDAATIAVEAARNALLRRKIDPAKIGAVYVGSESHPYAVKPTACTVGEAIGATPNMTAADYEFACKAGTAAIQTCMGLVKSRMITYGLAIGSDVSQGAPGDALEYTAAAGGAAFVIGNDDPIATIHHTSSFTSDTPDFWRREGQDYPRHGGRFTGDPGYFKHVKGASNLLFEETKKSPKDFTYAVFHQPNAKFPQKVAKDLGFKPEQIKPGLVVPHLGNTYSGASPIGLAATLDIAKPGDTIFVCSFGSGAGSDAFDIEVTEAIKDKINRDAAPGVEKLLKNPIYLDYARYAQHKGKLVMQS, translated from the coding sequence ATGGTAGGCATCATTACTTACGGTGTATACATACCGAGATACCGCATAAAGGTCGAGGAGATTGCACGGGTCTGGGGCGGCAATGCCTCGGATATTACCGGCGGGCTGGGCGTTTTTGAGAAATCCGTCCCCGACCTTGACGAAGACGCTGCAACAATCGCTGTTGAAGCAGCACGCAATGCCCTGCTTCGCAGGAAAATCGACCCCGCCAAGATCGGGGCCGTATATGTTGGCAGCGAATCGCACCCGTACGCCGTGAAACCCACTGCGTGTACGGTGGGCGAGGCCATTGGTGCCACACCCAACATGACCGCCGCGGACTACGAGTTTGCCTGCAAGGCAGGCACTGCCGCGATCCAGACCTGCATGGGTCTCGTGAAGAGCAGGATGATCACGTACGGGCTTGCCATCGGATCCGATGTCTCGCAGGGTGCGCCGGGCGATGCGCTCGAGTACACTGCAGCAGCGGGCGGTGCGGCCTTTGTGATCGGGAACGATGACCCGATCGCAACGATCCACCACACCAGCTCGTTCACAAGCGACACACCAGACTTCTGGCGCCGCGAAGGACAGGACTACCCCCGCCATGGCGGGCGGTTTACCGGAGACCCCGGCTACTTCAAGCACGTGAAAGGAGCAAGCAACCTCCTCTTCGAGGAGACCAAGAAGTCCCCAAAGGACTTCACCTACGCGGTCTTCCACCAGCCCAACGCGAAATTCCCGCAGAAGGTGGCAAAGGATCTCGGCTTCAAACCCGAACAGATCAAGCCGGGCCTTGTTGTCCCGCACCTGGGTAACACCTACTCGGGCGCATCCCCCATCGGGCTTGCCGCAACGCTGGATATCGCGAAACCGGGCGACACGATCTTTGTCTGCTCGTTCGGGTCCGGTGCCGGCAGCGATGCCTTCGATATCGAAGTGACCGAAGCCATCAAGGACAAGATCAACCGCGATGCAGCTCCCGGGGTAGAGAAACTGCTCAAGAATCCCATCTACCTGGATTATGCACGATACGCCCAGCACAAGGGAAAACTGGTGATGCAATCATGA
- a CDS encoding helix-turn-helix domain-containing protein codes for MKSGLRSQLAEKMAGEITLSDSPGHALKKWRMNFEIPPGVLSDRLGVSPSVISDYESGRRKSPGTAVVGKIVDTLLAIDEENGGKHIQKFSTMLFSNVDDDVIYDLHEYETAIPLQEFTDAIGCSLLCGSMDKVIFGYTVVNSLNAIMQLSSEEFNRIYGWSTERALVFTNVSTGKSPMVAIRVTPFKPRCVILQGIEVSEVHPIVQKMAEKDRITVLCTGMDIDKIVSTLREKEW; via the coding sequence ATGAAATCCGGATTGCGGAGCCAGCTTGCCGAGAAGATGGCAGGTGAGATTACGCTGTCGGACTCACCGGGACACGCGCTCAAGAAATGGCGCATGAACTTCGAGATACCACCGGGCGTCCTGTCGGACCGTCTTGGGGTCTCGCCTTCTGTCATCAGCGATTACGAGAGTGGCAGAAGGAAAAGTCCCGGCACTGCCGTTGTCGGCAAGATAGTCGACACGCTCCTTGCCATTGACGAGGAGAACGGCGGGAAACACATTCAGAAATTTTCAACCATGCTTTTTTCGAATGTCGATGATGACGTTATCTACGATCTCCACGAGTACGAAACAGCGATCCCGCTCCAGGAATTCACTGACGCGATCGGCTGCTCGCTCCTCTGCGGGTCCATGGACAAAGTCATCTTCGGCTACACAGTGGTCAACAGCCTCAATGCGATCATGCAGCTCTCATCAGAGGAGTTCAACCGCATTTACGGCTGGAGTACCGAGCGGGCACTGGTCTTTACCAATGTCTCGACCGGGAAATCACCGATGGTTGCAATCCGCGTCACGCCATTCAAACCACGCTGCGTGATCCTCCAGGGCATCGAAGTCTCCGAGGTTCACCCGATCGTGCAGAAGATGGCGGAGAAGGATCGCATCACCGTCCTGTGTACGGGCATGGATATTGACAAAATCGTGAGTACCCTGAGGGAAAAAGAATGGTAG
- a CDS encoding DUF120 domain-containing protein encodes MIPAEDLQCLKAIALRGGCSGPVFVSTQSIGTMLAISQQTASRRLKGLESAGLIARTMAADGQHVTLTKHGEEELRKEYQEYCRIFSEGGKSYVLSGAVVSGIGEGKYYMSRDPYKEQFKTHLGFEPYPGTLNIRLSPSSIPVRKKIDALTWTRIKGFSTDGRTFGDAKCIACRIGTISCGIVMPGRTHYPEDIIEVIAPIALRRKLGVEDSDSVTVEVGQ; translated from the coding sequence ATGATACCAGCTGAGGATCTCCAGTGTCTCAAGGCGATCGCACTGAGGGGCGGATGCAGCGGCCCGGTTTTTGTCTCCACCCAGAGCATCGGCACGATGCTTGCGATCAGCCAGCAGACGGCATCGCGCCGGCTCAAAGGGCTTGAATCGGCGGGGCTGATTGCCCGGACAATGGCTGCGGACGGCCAGCACGTCACGCTGACAAAGCACGGCGAGGAAGAACTCAGGAAAGAGTACCAGGAGTACTGCCGGATCTTTTCTGAAGGCGGGAAGTCCTATGTACTGAGCGGTGCCGTAGTATCCGGGATCGGCGAAGGCAAATATTACATGAGCCGCGATCCCTACAAGGAGCAGTTCAAGACCCACCTCGGGTTCGAGCCATACCCGGGCACCCTGAATATCCGGCTCTCCCCGTCAAGTATCCCGGTACGGAAAAAGATCGATGCGCTCACCTGGACCCGGATCAAGGGGTTCTCCACGGACGGCCGGACGTTTGGCGATGCGAAATGCATTGCCTGCCGGATCGGTACCATCTCCTGCGGGATTGTTATGCCGGGAAGAACGCATTACCCGGAGGATATCATCGAAGTAATTGCACCCATAGCGCTGCGCAGGAAACTCGGGGTCGAGGATTCCGACAGCGTGACCGTTGAGGTGGGTCAGTGA